A section of the Sander vitreus isolate 19-12246 chromosome 19, sanVit1, whole genome shotgun sequence genome encodes:
- the cfap184 gene encoding cilia- and flagella-associated protein 184 codes for MDGETENEVKNVRVVPAADSTNQEDNCAVTAHGNKKEDVQTVMVASDHDEENSESVNTTEEAAVEEAAATSEPEVNTSKDSDVKTNEVGEQQTSHEESAVFQVNSNDGDGPPSLHLETPEKKNTSPTQAEEEESTAEDSSYEDIQPKQEQCEDRDDPRLGQRHSLLQMKLAEFFQKKAGDDPQLDREIPVSEQEYEKCMNLLTELKQQLSTDSETTQQQAEELRLKSQQRLDKVEREWRALVALKQDVAVTVLSRRLGKQASQAKVEATLATEKLVQHELIKLRRKHIKLKIKIQRLEAELREGDEHARDPLQLQFEQLQAERMELKKHTKKQNEESLKMQKKISSSLELLSNVKEKLFWSQMEVQAKREQLAVMEAMVARKRDLLTRTRQARNGLQRDNMRLKEHRGLLGNSVLLRDFEDTVDVSDQLEEQLEDLKCRQAEMVFSCGRWRK; via the exons atggatggagagacagaaaacGAGGTGAAGAATGTTAGAGTGGTGCCAGCAGCAGATTCCACCAATCAGGAGGACAATTGTGCTGTGACAGCTCATGGaaataaaaaggaagatgtCCAAACTGTAATGGTTGCATCAGATCATGATGAAGAAAACTCTGAAAGTGTGAACACCACCGAAGAGGCCGCTGTTGAAGAAGCAGCAGCCACCTCTGAGCCAGAAGTGAACACAAGTAAAGACTCGGATGTGAAGACAAATGAAGTCGGTGAACAGCAAACGTCCCACGAGGAGAGTGCTGTTTTCCAAGTTAACAGCAATGATGGCGATGGACCTCCCAGTCTGCATCTTGAGACCCCGGAGAAAAAGAACACTAGTCCTACACAGGCTGAAGAAGAGGAATCCACCGCTGAAGACAGCAGCTATGAAGACATTCAGCCGAAGCAGGAGCAGTGTGAGGACAGAGATGACCCCAGGCTCGGCCAACGCCACAGCCTGCTGCAGATGAAGCTGGCAGAGTTCTTTCAGAAGAAGGCCGGGGATGACCCCCAGCTGGACAGGGAGATCCCCGTGTCAGAGCAGGAGTATGAGAAGTGCATGAACCTCCTGACTGAGCTGAAGCAGCAGCTCAGCACTGATTCAgagaccactcagcagcaggcagaggagcTGAGGTTAAAGTCCCAACAGAGGCTGGACAAG GTGGAACGTGAATGGCGAGCGTTGGTGGCACTGAAGCAGGACGTAGCTGTGACAGTACTAAGCCGACGCCTGGGTAAACAAGCTTCTCAGGCCAAAGTTGAGGCGACCTTGGCAACAGAGAAGCTTGTGCAGCACGAGCTGATCAAGCTGCGCCGTAAGCACATCAAGCTGAAGATCAAGATTCAGCGGCTGGAGGCAGAGCTCCGTGAAGGGGACGAACATGCCAGGGACCCGTTACAGCTCCAGTTTGAGCAGCTGCAGGCTGAGAGGATGGAGCTGAAGAAACACACCAAAAAGCAAAATGAGGAATCTTTAAAGATGCAGAAAAAGATCAGCAGCAGCTTGGAG CTCCTGTCAAACGTCAAGGAGAAGCTGTTCTGGAGCCAGATGGAGGTCCAGGCCAAGAGAGAGCAGCTGGCCGTGATGGAGGCCATGGTGGCCAGGAAGAGGGACCTCCTTACCAGGACTAGGCAGGCACGCAACGgcctgcagagagacaacatGAGGCTCAAGGAGCACCGTGGACTTCTGGGGAACAGCGTCCTGCTACGGGACTTTGAGGACACGGTGGATGTCTCTGACCAGCTGGAGGAACAGCTGGAAGATCTGAAGTGCCGGCAAGCTGAGATGGTCTTCAGTTGTGGCAGGTGGAGGAAGTAG
- the trmt10a gene encoding tRNA methyltransferase 10 homolog A has translation MADGSEKGEASAQQEKDNGANESSQKTESSNNGENAAENQTVSKRQQKKLLKQRKWEEERELRKQKRKERKQQRRLQRHNHQEEQGGEAQHVRKRPRREVTPSSLRLVVDCSFDNLMLSKDVQKLHKQIQRCYAENRRALHPVQVYLTSLGGQLKQSMDKKDKGWVNWKDISIKTEHYSEVVAKEELVYLTSDSPNVLEELDHTKAYVIGGLVDHNHHKGITFERAKELGIDHARLPLSSFVKMNSRKVLAVNHVFEIILAYLEKGSWQEAFFTVLPQRKGAVAVDQEKEESDSDPGP, from the exons ATGGCTGATGGTAGCGAGAAAGGTGAAGCTTCAGCCCAGCAGGAGAAGGATAATGGAGCTAACGAGAGCAGCCAGAAGACGGAGAGCAGTAATAATGGAGAAAACGCAGCAGAAAACCAAACTGTGTCCAAAAGGCAACAGAAGAAGCTCCTGAAACAGCGGAAatgggaagaagagagagaactgCGAAA GCAGAAACGAAAGGAGAGGAAGCAGCAGCGTCGGCTGCAGAGGCACAACCATCAGGAGGAGCAGGGAGGAGAGGCCCAACATGTGAGGAAACGCCCCCGCAGAGAGGTGACGCCCAGCTCCCTGAGGCTGGTGGTGGACTGCAGCTTCGACAACCTCATGCTGTCCAAG GATGTCCAGAAGCTTCACAAACAGATCCAGCGCTGCTATGCTGAGAACAGACGAGCCTTGCATCCAGTGCAG GTCTATCTGACCAGCCTGGGAGGACAGCTGAAACAGAGCATGGATAAAAAGGACAAAGGATGGGTGAACTGGAAG GACATCAGCATTAAAACGGAGCACTACAGTGAAGTTGTGGCGAAGGAGGAGCTGGTATACCTGACGTCGGACTCTCCCAACGTGCTGGAAGAGCTGGACCACACAAAGGCCTACGTGATAGGAGGCCTGGTGGACCACAACCACCATAAG GGAATTACTTTTGAGAGGGCGAAGGAGCTGGGGATCGATCACGCTCGGCTTCCTCTGAGCAGTTTTGTCAAGATGAACAGTCGGAAGGTTCTGGCAGTCAATCACG TGTTTGAGATCATCCTGGCCTACTTGGAGAAGGGCAGCTGGCAGGAGGCCTTCTTCACTGTCCTGCCTCAAAGGAAAGGAGCAGTGGCCGTCGACCAGGAGAAGGAAGAGTCCGACTCTGACCCTGGTCCCTGA